The following are encoded in a window of Congzhengia minquanensis genomic DNA:
- a CDS encoding FAD-dependent oxidoreductase: MKTYTEKAREIPVAAEVDVLVAGGGPAGFAAAYTAAKNGASVLLIEQGGDVGGMSTIGLMSHWVGRADSKLYHEILRRSADRNPGAYQGVQTRLINTEELKTLYLEMLEEVHARLMLYTFVSDVITDNGAVTGLIVENKAGRQAILAKTVVDATGDGDVAARAGAEFQLGRENDQKMQPMTLMFKVGGVDVENAALPGSFESLVETEKGELQALAKQLLPHPAGHVLLYENVLPGIVTVNMTNVTGADGTDSGDLTKATVVCRKQMEKIVAFLREFVPGFENCFLITSASFMGVRETRHFEGVARLTEQDILEARQFPDWVVKDAHFNFDVHNISGSGLDETGAQKHFSQQKGYDIPIGCLIPKHIDGLVLSGRNISGTHMAHSNFRVMPICVGTGAAAGAIAAIAAKSGQKPRDVQAADVQAVLLG; this comes from the coding sequence ATGAAGACTTACACAGAAAAGGCACGGGAAATTCCTGTTGCGGCGGAGGTCGACGTTTTGGTGGCAGGCGGCGGGCCTGCCGGGTTTGCAGCCGCCTATACCGCGGCGAAAAACGGGGCTTCCGTTTTGCTGATAGAACAGGGGGGAGATGTGGGAGGCATGTCTACCATCGGTCTGATGAGCCATTGGGTCGGCCGGGCAGACAGCAAGCTTTACCACGAAATTTTAAGGCGCAGCGCAGACCGGAACCCCGGCGCGTATCAGGGCGTGCAGACAAGGCTGATCAACACCGAGGAGCTGAAAACGCTGTATTTGGAAATGCTGGAGGAGGTTCACGCACGCCTGATGCTTTATACCTTTGTCAGTGATGTCATTACGGATAACGGCGCGGTGACCGGCCTGATTGTGGAAAATAAGGCGGGCAGGCAGGCAATTCTGGCCAAAACGGTGGTAGACGCCACAGGGGACGGCGATGTGGCGGCCCGGGCCGGGGCGGAGTTTCAGCTGGGCCGTGAGAACGACCAGAAAATGCAGCCCATGACGCTGATGTTTAAGGTGGGCGGCGTGGATGTGGAAAACGCAGCCCTTCCCGGTTCTTTTGAATCGCTGGTGGAAACAGAAAAAGGGGAGCTGCAGGCGTTGGCAAAACAGCTTTTGCCCCATCCGGCGGGCCATGTTTTGCTGTATGAAAACGTTTTGCCCGGCATTGTTACGGTAAACATGACCAACGTGACAGGGGCGGACGGCACCGACTCCGGCGACCTGACAAAGGCGACCGTTGTGTGCCGGAAGCAGATGGAAAAGATTGTGGCGTTTCTGCGGGAATTTGTTCCTGGCTTTGAAAACTGCTTTTTAATTACGTCTGCGTCGTTTATGGGCGTGCGGGAAACCAGGCATTTTGAGGGCGTGGCTAGGCTGACGGAGCAGGATATTTTAGAGGCGCGCCAGTTTCCCGACTGGGTGGTGAAAGACGCCCACTTTAATTTTGACGTGCACAACATTTCGGGCAGCGGGCTGGACGAAACCGGGGCGCAAAAGCACTTTAGCCAGCAGAAGGGCTACGACATTCCCATTGGCTGCCTCATTCCGAAGCACATAGACGGGCTGGTGCTGTCTGGCAGGAATATTTCGGGCACGCACATGGCACATTCCAATTTCAGGGTAATGCCCATTTGTGTGGGAACAGGCGCGGCGGCAGGCGCAATTGCGGCAATCGCGGCGAAAAGCGGCCAAAAACCCCGTGACGTGCAGGCGGCTGATGTGCAGGCGGTTTTACTGGGCTAA
- a CDS encoding helix-turn-helix domain-containing protein — translation MILELETAVENYIRLLRAKGYYVTFCFRRDTGFCALPAKYNIHYHPYCLALKTSPEAWDQCIHSQKKVYERLKNGAFFGMCHAGVEEFVFPIPGGAQQDKIIGFVSVSGFKTRETEAKKRVRRVAEEYLISKETLFGLYQKLSPQPPEFASLRAEIEPLCFLLSYLSALTESDAADNSERSLYSRLLTYVNRHFADGITLRDISKNCFCSLSAVSHVFVKHQGVPVMKYIQEKRLTEAKTLLLDSDFSVKTISEMTGFSDSNYFISCFKKAYGLPPAAFRKKSKKSV, via the coding sequence ATGATTCTAGAACTGGAAACCGCCGTGGAAAACTATATCCGGCTGCTTCGTGCAAAGGGCTATTATGTCACCTTTTGCTTCCGCCGCGACACCGGCTTTTGCGCCCTGCCTGCAAAATATAACATTCACTACCACCCCTATTGCCTGGCTTTAAAAACCAGCCCTGAAGCCTGGGACCAATGTATTCACAGCCAGAAAAAGGTGTATGAGCGTTTGAAGAACGGCGCATTTTTCGGCATGTGCCACGCCGGGGTAGAAGAATTTGTGTTTCCCATACCGGGAGGCGCACAGCAGGACAAAATTATTGGTTTCGTCAGCGTCAGCGGATTTAAAACCCGTGAAACCGAGGCGAAAAAGCGGGTGCGCCGCGTTGCAGAAGAATATCTCATCTCCAAAGAAACCCTTTTCGGACTTTACCAAAAGCTTTCTCCCCAGCCGCCTGAATTTGCCTCGCTCCGGGCGGAAATTGAGCCGCTGTGCTTTCTGCTGTCATACCTTTCAGCGCTTACCGAAAGCGATGCCGCCGACAATTCCGAGCGCTCCCTCTACAGCCGGCTGCTGACCTATGTTAACCGCCATTTTGCAGACGGCATCACCCTGCGGGACATCAGCAAAAACTGTTTTTGCTCCCTTTCCGCCGTAAGCCACGTGTTTGTAAAACACCAGGGCGTGCCGGTGATGAAATATATTCAGGAAAAACGCCTCACCGAGGCAAAAACCCTGCTTTTAGACTCCGACTTTTCTGTGAAAACCATTTCAGAAATGACGGGTTTTTCCGACTCGAACTATTTCATATCCTGCTTTAAAAAGGCCTATGGCCTGCCCCCGGCGGCCTTTCGAAAAAAGTCGAAAAAAAGCGTTTAA
- a CDS encoding aspartate kinase, giving the protein MGLIVQKFGGTSVANTERLKNVAKIVTDTYKAGNGVIVVVSAQGDTTDDLIEKAREVNTNPSKREMDMLLSTGEQISASLLAMTIESMGFPVISLTGWQAGIATDSNYSASRIKKIDTERLSAELDKKRIVIVTGFQGLNKYDDITTLGRGGSDTSAVALAAACHADLCEIYTDVDGVYTTDPRIVPDAKKLSEISFDEMLELASLGANVLHNRSVEMAKKYNVNMCVRSSITRAEGTFVKEVVNMESMVVRGVTKDNDVARISLCHIEDTPGKAFRIFSLLAKYNINVDLIIQSIGRENTKDISFTVSEGNLKEALDLIENNKDLIGYGELSYNTEVSKVSIVGAGMVTNAGVAAKMFEALYDAHINIHMIATSEIKVSVLIDQGMENKAIKAIHDKFELA; this is encoded by the coding sequence TTGGGTTTAATTGTTCAAAAATTTGGGGGCACGTCGGTTGCCAACACGGAGCGTTTAAAGAACGTGGCGAAAATTGTGACCGACACCTACAAGGCCGGAAACGGCGTGATTGTTGTGGTAAGCGCTCAGGGCGACACCACCGACGATTTGATTGAAAAAGCAAGGGAAGTGAACACAAATCCTTCCAAGCGTGAGATGGACATGCTGCTTTCCACAGGCGAGCAGATTTCGGCTTCTCTTTTAGCCATGACCATTGAAAGCATGGGATTTCCTGTGATTTCCCTCACCGGGTGGCAGGCCGGCATTGCCACAGACTCGAACTATTCTGCCAGCAGAATTAAAAAGATTGACACAGAGCGGCTGTCTGCCGAGCTTGACAAAAAGCGCATTGTGATTGTTACGGGCTTTCAGGGCCTGAATAAATATGACGACATTACCACTTTGGGCCGCGGCGGGTCTGACACGTCGGCCGTGGCGCTGGCCGCGGCGTGCCATGCGGATTTGTGCGAAATTTACACCGACGTGGACGGGGTTTACACCACCGACCCGCGGATTGTTCCCGACGCGAAGAAGCTTTCGGAAATTTCGTTTGACGAAATGCTGGAGCTGGCAAGTTTGGGCGCCAATGTGCTCCACAACCGTTCGGTGGAAATGGCAAAAAAATATAATGTGAACATGTGCGTTCGTTCCAGCATTACCCGTGCGGAGGGAACATTTGTTAAGGAGGTTGTTAATATGGAATCGATGGTAGTCAGAGGTGTGACAAAGGATAACGACGTTGCGAGGATTTCCCTCTGCCACATAGAGGATACGCCGGGAAAGGCGTTTCGCATTTTCTCCCTTTTGGCAAAATATAACATTAATGTGGATTTGATTATTCAGTCCATTGGCAGGGAAAACACGAAAGACATCAGCTTTACCGTGTCGGAAGGAAATTTAAAAGAGGCGCTTGATTTAATTGAGAACAACAAAGACCTTATCGGCTACGGCGAATTGAGCTATAACACCGAAGTTTCAAAGGTATCCATTGTGGGGGCGGGCATGGTGACAAACGCCGGCGTTGCGGCAAAAATGTTTGAGGCGCTTTACGACGCGCACATCAACATTCATATGATTGCCACCTCGGAGATTAAGGTTTCTGTTTTGATTGACCAGGGCATGGAAAACAAAGCGATTAAAGCCATTCACGACAAGTTTGAATTGGCTTAA
- a CDS encoding DMT family transporter, giving the protein MRKSQEQVLQNKINVCLLALVSCLLWGSASPCIKTGYDWLCISSADVGAQLLFAGVRFTLAGIITVAAGSLMFHRKLVPTKKTFPSVCVLALVQTVVQYFFFYVALSNTTGVRAAVIQGANAFIALFVAALVFKMERLTVKKVAGSAVGFLGVIIINLAGGSFGSGFRLAGEGFIILSTVAYAFSSALIKIYAKDEHPFTLSGWQFFLGGLALCAIGLCLGGRFSLTLPAAGLILYLAFLSAAAYSLWGLLLKYNSVASVTVYSFAIPVFGTILSAIILKEGAQAASLQSLAALVLITVGIIMVNREENKR; this is encoded by the coding sequence ATGAGGAAGTCCCAGGAGCAGGTTCTTCAAAATAAAATAAACGTGTGCCTGCTGGCTTTGGTGTCGTGCCTGCTGTGGGGCAGCGCCTCGCCCTGTATTAAAACGGGGTATGACTGGCTGTGCATTTCTTCCGCCGACGTGGGCGCACAGCTTTTGTTTGCCGGCGTAAGATTCACCCTGGCGGGCATTATCACCGTGGCGGCAGGGAGCCTGATGTTTCACAGAAAATTGGTTCCCACGAAAAAGACGTTTCCCTCCGTTTGTGTTTTGGCTCTGGTGCAGACCGTGGTGCAATATTTTTTCTTCTATGTGGCGCTTTCCAACACAACCGGGGTGCGCGCCGCGGTAATTCAGGGGGCAAACGCGTTCATTGCCCTGTTTGTGGCGGCGCTGGTTTTTAAAATGGAGCGGCTTACCGTGAAAAAAGTGGCTGGCTCGGCCGTGGGATTTTTGGGCGTTATCATCATTAATCTGGCCGGGGGCAGCTTTGGCAGCGGATTTCGGCTTGCCGGCGAAGGGTTTATCATTCTTTCTACCGTGGCCTATGCCTTTTCTTCAGCCCTGATTAAAATTTATGCAAAAGACGAGCACCCGTTTACGTTAAGCGGCTGGCAATTTTTTCTCGGCGGGCTGGCGCTTTGCGCAATCGGCCTTTGCCTGGGCGGGCGGTTTTCCCTTACGCTTCCTGCCGCGGGGCTGATTTTATATCTGGCGTTTTTGTCTGCCGCGGCATATAGCCTGTGGGGGCTGCTTTTAAAATATAACTCTGTGGCTTCGGTTACGGTTTACAGCTTTGCCATTCCGGTTTTCGGAACCATTCTCTCTGCAATTATTTTAAAGGAAGGGGCCCAGGCGGCAAGCCTGCAAAGTCTGGCGGCGCTGGTGTTGATTACCGTTGGCATTATCATGGTGAACCGGGAGGAGAACAAACGATAA
- the lysA gene encoding diaminopimelate decarboxylase, which translates to MFVSNHINVNEKNHLSIGGCDSLDLAKKFGTPLYVLDEAVIRENCRRYVDSVNKFYNGNGMILYASKALCAGGVLKIADEEGLGLDVVSGGELYTAHKAGFPMEKVYFHGNNKSEDELRMALDFGVGRFVVDNEQELSALSRLAKEKGKTASVLFRIKPGVDAHTHDFIRTGQIDSKFGVALETGEALAIVKKAVCAENIAFCGIHCHIGSQIFDLAPFCEAASVMMGFIKEIKTECGADVRELNLGGGFGISYTEADDPLPYGTFMEAVSRVIHEEAEKHGVALPFILMEPGRSIIGPAGVTLYTVGNVKEIPGVRTYVSVDGGMADNPRYILYQAEYDFLNAGAAGSDKTEVVTVAGKCCESGDLLGEHVAIQPVRPGDILAVMATGAYNYSMASHYNRLPNPAVVLADGGSARVIVRRETYEDLVKNDVL; encoded by the coding sequence ATGTTTGTTTCTAACCATATAAATGTGAATGAGAAAAACCATCTGTCCATTGGAGGCTGCGACAGCCTTGATTTGGCAAAGAAATTCGGCACGCCCCTTTATGTGCTGGACGAAGCGGTTATCCGTGAAAACTGCAGACGCTATGTGGACTCGGTGAACAAGTTTTATAACGGAAACGGAATGATTTTATATGCCAGCAAGGCTCTGTGCGCCGGCGGCGTGTTAAAAATTGCAGACGAGGAGGGCCTGGGGCTGGACGTTGTGTCCGGCGGGGAGCTTTATACCGCGCACAAGGCCGGTTTTCCCATGGAAAAGGTATATTTTCACGGCAACAACAAGTCGGAAGACGAGCTTCGCATGGCGCTGGATTTTGGCGTGGGCCGGTTTGTTGTGGACAATGAGCAGGAACTGAGCGCTTTAAGCCGTCTGGCAAAGGAAAAGGGCAAAACGGCTTCTGTTTTGTTCCGCATTAAGCCCGGGGTTGACGCCCACACCCACGACTTTATCCGCACGGGGCAAATCGACTCGAAATTCGGCGTTGCACTGGAAACCGGAGAGGCGCTTGCCATTGTGAAAAAGGCGGTTTGTGCGGAAAACATTGCGTTTTGTGGAATTCACTGCCACATTGGCTCGCAGATTTTTGATTTAGCTCCTTTCTGCGAGGCGGCGTCTGTTATGATGGGCTTTATTAAGGAAATTAAAACAGAGTGCGGCGCAGATGTGCGCGAACTGAATTTAGGCGGCGGCTTTGGCATATCTTACACAGAGGCGGACGATCCGCTGCCCTATGGAACGTTTATGGAGGCGGTGAGCCGCGTGATTCATGAAGAGGCGGAAAAGCATGGCGTTGCGCTGCCTTTCATTTTAATGGAGCCGGGCAGGAGCATTATCGGCCCTGCAGGTGTGACTCTTTACACCGTTGGGAATGTGAAGGAAATTCCGGGTGTTCGGACGTATGTTTCCGTTGACGGCGGCATGGCGGACAATCCGCGCTATATCTTGTATCAGGCGGAGTATGACTTTTTAAACGCCGGAGCGGCGGGCAGCGATAAGACAGAGGTTGTCACCGTGGCGGGCAAGTGCTGTGAGAGCGGCGACCTTTTAGGCGAGCACGTAGCGATTCAGCCGGTTCGTCCGGGGGACATTTTGGCAGTGATGGCCACGGGAGCCTATAACTATTCTATGGCCAGCCACTATAACCGTTTGCCCAATCCGGCGGTGGTGCTGGCTGACGGCGGGTCGGCCCGGGTGATTGTAAGACGCGAAACCTATGAAGATTTAGTGAAGAACGACGTGTTATGA
- the thrB gene encoding homoserine kinase, whose protein sequence is MGKVKVRVPGTSANMGPGFDSIGLALSIYNYIEAEETESGLCIEVLDAETKEFLPTDEKNLVYKSMKYLFDKADYRPKGLKLVLNSEVPVTRGLGSSSACIVGGLACANELSGKPFSSREIMAMATQIEGHSDNVCAAVSGGFTVSVFQKDEIFYYSHKMNGDLKFLVLIPDYAVTTQKARNTLPGYYPRRDVSFNISHASLLVASMVSGNYENLLCAMDDRVHEPYRKVFIDGYPKIYNKLKSYGSLGTYISGSGPTLVSVVEADDAELFYEDIYEYMQKAHPTWTVKLLDADNEGVKVI, encoded by the coding sequence ATGGGAAAGGTGAAAGTGCGGGTGCCGGGTACCTCTGCCAACATGGGGCCGGGGTTCGATTCCATTGGGCTGGCGCTGTCCATTTACAATTACATAGAGGCGGAAGAGACAGAATCGGGTCTGTGCATTGAGGTTTTGGACGCGGAAACGAAGGAGTTCCTTCCCACCGATGAAAAAAATTTGGTTTACAAGTCTATGAAATATTTGTTCGACAAGGCAGATTACCGCCCCAAAGGCTTAAAGCTTGTTTTAAACAGCGAGGTTCCCGTAACCAGGGGCTTAGGCTCAAGCTCCGCCTGCATTGTGGGCGGCCTGGCGTGCGCCAACGAGCTTTCGGGAAAACCGTTTTCTTCCCGGGAGATTATGGCCATGGCCACGCAGATTGAGGGCCATTCTGACAATGTGTGCGCCGCAGTCAGCGGCGGGTTTACCGTTTCGGTTTTTCAGAAGGACGAGATTTTTTACTATTCCCACAAGATGAACGGCGACTTAAAATTTTTAGTGCTCATTCCCGACTATGCGGTGACCACGCAAAAGGCGCGGAACACCCTGCCGGGCTATTATCCCCGGCGGGACGTGTCGTTTAACATTTCCCACGCGTCGCTCCTGGTTGCCTCCATGGTTTCGGGAAATTATGAAAATTTGCTCTGCGCCATGGACGACCGGGTGCACGAGCCTTACCGTAAAGTGTTTATTGACGGATATCCGAAAATTTATAATAAATTAAAGTCTTACGGGTCTTTGGGCACCTATATCAGCGGCTCGGGGCCAACGCTGGTTTCGGTTGTGGAGGCCGACGACGCGGAACTTTTTTATGAAGACATTTATGAATATATGCAAAAAGCCCACCCCACCTGGACCGTAAAGCTGTTGGATGCGGACAACGAGGGCGTGAAGGTGATTTAA
- a CDS encoding Hsp20/alpha crystallin family protein — MFDLIPFGRKEKDLYRYFNDFEKSFFGDSGSYLSAFKTDIIDKDGAYVLQAELPGFAKEDIHIDLNGDYLTISAEHKEETEDKSGQYIRKERRFGSFARSFNVSDVDTDKITASYKDGVLELSMPKQTEEKAKVSQIEIQ; from the coding sequence ATGTTTGATTTAATTCCATTTGGACGCAAGGAAAAAGATTTGTACCGCTATTTTAACGATTTTGAAAAGAGCTTTTTCGGTGACTCAGGCAGCTATCTTTCTGCCTTCAAAACCGATATCATCGACAAAGACGGCGCATATGTCCTGCAGGCGGAGCTGCCGGGATTTGCCAAGGAGGATATCCATATCGACCTAAACGGCGACTATCTCACCATTTCGGCAGAGCACAAGGAAGAAACTGAGGACAAAAGCGGCCAGTATATCCGCAAGGAACGCAGGTTCGGCTCGTTTGCAAGGAGCTTCAATGTTTCCGACGTGGATACCGATAAAATCACCGCAAGCTATAAAGACGGCGTTTTAGAGCTCTCCATGCCGAAGCAAACGGAGGAAAAAGCGAAAGTAAGCCAGATTGAAATTCAATAA
- the typA gene encoding translational GTPase TypA has protein sequence MENSNNIRNIAIIAHVDHGKTTLVDAMFKNSGIFRENEQVAERVMDSNDLERERGITILSKNTSVMHEGVKINIVDTPGHADFGGEVERVLGMVEGVLLVVDAFEGAMPQTRFVLKKALELNLKPIVVINKIDRPQARCEQVIDEVLDLFIDLGATDEQADFPVVYTSAKQGICGLEQDDLKNDLTPLFNVILDYVPAPAGDPEGPLQVRIANIDYDEYIGKIAVGKIARGTARYNQTVALCHTDGTTSNVKAGRIYTFEGLARQEVQEVPAGDIICISGLGDINIGETICDTGCIDPLPVIEVDEPTISMNFMVNNSPFAGQEGEFVTSRHIRDRLFRELETNVSLKVEETDSADCFKVSGRGELHLSILIETMRREGYEFQVSRPQVIFKEKNGKQLEPMERLIIDVPEEFSGSVIEKLGIRKAQMENMQPTADGYMRLEFTIPSRGLIGYRNEFLTDTKGNGIMNSILEGFDEFKGEMQTRNRGSMIAWESGTTVAYGLLNAELRGALFLGPGVKVYEGMIVGENAKGEDLTVNVCKKKHVTNMRASGSDDTVKLTPPINMSLEQCLEFISDDELVEVTPKSIRLRKRILSKSDRDKLAGRMKKQG, from the coding sequence TTGGAAAACAGCAACAACATTCGAAACATTGCCATTATTGCCCACGTTGACCACGGCAAAACCACATTGGTGGACGCAATGTTTAAAAACAGCGGCATTTTCCGCGAAAACGAGCAGGTGGCAGAGCGCGTAATGGACTCGAACGATTTAGAGCGCGAGCGCGGCATCACCATTCTTTCTAAAAACACCAGTGTCATGCACGAGGGCGTGAAAATTAACATTGTGGACACACCGGGACACGCCGACTTCGGCGGCGAGGTTGAGCGCGTGCTGGGCATGGTTGAGGGCGTGCTTTTGGTGGTAGACGCATTTGAAGGCGCCATGCCCCAAACCAGGTTTGTTTTAAAAAAGGCGTTAGAGCTAAATTTAAAACCCATTGTGGTAATTAATAAAATCGACCGTCCCCAGGCCCGGTGCGAACAGGTAATCGACGAGGTGCTGGACTTGTTCATCGACCTGGGCGCAACCGACGAGCAGGCGGACTTTCCCGTGGTTTACACCTCGGCAAAACAGGGTATTTGCGGCCTGGAGCAAGACGATTTAAAAAACGATTTAACCCCGCTTTTTAACGTGATTTTAGACTATGTCCCCGCGCCGGCAGGCGACCCCGAGGGTCCGCTTCAGGTGCGCATTGCCAACATCGACTATGATGAATATATCGGCAAAATCGCCGTGGGCAAAATTGCCCGGGGCACGGCGCGCTATAACCAAACCGTGGCGCTGTGCCACACCGACGGCACAACGTCCAACGTGAAAGCCGGCAGAATTTACACCTTTGAGGGCCTCGCAAGGCAGGAGGTGCAAGAGGTTCCGGCAGGGGACATCATCTGCATTTCCGGCCTGGGAGACATTAACATTGGCGAAACCATCTGTGACACCGGCTGCATCGACCCCCTGCCCGTCATTGAGGTGGACGAGCCGACCATTTCCATGAACTTCATGGTAAACAACAGCCCCTTTGCCGGACAGGAGGGCGAGTTCGTCACCAGCCGCCACATCCGCGACAGGCTGTTCCGGGAGCTGGAAACCAACGTGAGCCTAAAGGTTGAGGAAACCGACAGCGCAGACTGTTTTAAGGTTTCCGGCCGGGGAGAATTGCACCTTTCCATTTTAATCGAAACCATGCGGCGCGAGGGATACGAATTTCAGGTATCGCGCCCACAGGTTATTTTTAAAGAGAAAAACGGTAAACAACTGGAGCCTATGGAGCGTTTAATCATCGACGTGCCGGAGGAGTTTTCCGGCAGCGTCATTGAAAAGCTGGGAATCCGCAAGGCGCAGATGGAAAACATGCAGCCCACGGCAGACGGCTATATGCGTTTAGAGTTCACCATTCCCTCCCGTGGCTTAATCGGCTACCGCAACGAGTTTTTAACCGACACCAAGGGCAACGGCATTATGAACTCCATTTTAGAAGGGTTCGACGAATTTAAAGGCGAAATGCAAACGAGAAACCGCGGCTCCATGATTGCGTGGGAAAGCGGCACCACCGTGGCCTATGGCCTGCTGAATGCAGAGCTGCGCGGCGCGCTGTTTTTAGGCCCCGGCGTTAAGGTGTATGAGGGCATGATTGTAGGCGAAAACGCCAAAGGGGAAGACCTTACGGTAAACGTCTGCAAAAAGAAGCACGTCACCAACATGCGGGCCTCGGGCAGCGACGACACGGTGAAGCTCACCCCGCCCATCAACATGAGCTTAGAGCAGTGCTTAGAGTTCATTTCCGACGACGAGCTGGTTGAAGTTACGCCGAAAAGCATTCGCTTAAGAAAACGGATTTTATCAAAGTCCGACCGGGACAAGCTGGCCGGAAGAATGAAAAAACAGGGCTGA
- a CDS encoding homoserine dehydrogenase: MVKIAILGYGTVGSGVYEILKKNPPSIAKKAGDSIEIKYILDIREFDGHPEKHLFTKNFDDILNDDEVSIVVEVMGGLEPAYSFSKSALLKGKSVVTSNKELVATHGTELIRLAKEHDANYFFEASVGGGIPIIRPLNQCLTANEIDEVHGILNGTTNFILTKMFEEGATFESSLREAQSLGYAERNPEADVEGHDACRKTAILASLATGKFVDYHDIPTEGITKISTADVFFAGKIGYVIKLIGSAEVGPDGKVQAIVAPRLVSKDSQLADVNGVFNAILVHGDSLGDVMFYGRGAGKLPTASAVVADVIDAAKHIHINKWVIWSEAEGDIMQNPGECVYRYFVRTSNKALAENLPGVDVIGTLEGETVFTTGEMKEKDFMQTAGGKCAYIRIL; encoded by the coding sequence ATGGTAAAAATCGCAATATTGGGATATGGTACCGTCGGTTCCGGCGTTTATGAAATTTTGAAAAAAAATCCGCCGTCCATTGCTAAAAAGGCGGGGGATTCCATTGAAATAAAATATATTTTAGATATCAGGGAGTTCGACGGCCACCCGGAAAAGCATTTGTTTACCAAAAATTTTGACGACATTTTAAACGACGACGAGGTTTCTATTGTTGTTGAGGTAATGGGCGGCTTAGAGCCGGCTTATTCGTTTTCTAAATCTGCGCTATTAAAGGGCAAAAGTGTGGTAACTTCAAACAAGGAGCTGGTGGCCACCCACGGCACAGAGCTGATTCGCCTGGCAAAAGAGCACGACGCCAACTATTTCTTTGAAGCTTCTGTGGGCGGCGGAATTCCCATCATCAGGCCTTTAAACCAGTGCCTCACCGCCAACGAAATTGACGAGGTGCACGGCATTTTAAACGGCACCACCAACTTTATTTTAACCAAGATGTTTGAAGAGGGTGCGACCTTTGAAAGCTCTTTGAGGGAGGCCCAGAGCTTAGGCTATGCGGAGCGCAATCCCGAGGCCGACGTGGAGGGCCACGACGCCTGCCGGAAAACTGCGATTTTGGCCTCTTTGGCAACCGGAAAATTTGTAGACTACCATGACATTCCCACCGAGGGCATTACAAAAATTTCCACGGCAGACGTGTTTTTTGCCGGAAAGATTGGCTATGTAATTAAGCTCATTGGTTCGGCGGAGGTTGGACCGGACGGCAAGGTGCAGGCCATTGTTGCGCCCCGCCTTGTTTCAAAAGACAGTCAGCTTGCAGATGTAAACGGCGTGTTTAACGCCATTTTGGTTCACGGCGATTCGCTGGGCGACGTGATGTTTTACGGCCGGGGCGCGGGCAAGCTGCCCACCGCCAGCGCCGTTGTGGCAGACGTGATTGACGCGGCCAAGCACATTCACATTAACAAATGGGTGATTTGGTCGGAGGCCGAGGGCGATATTATGCAAAATCCAGGCGAATGTGTTTACCGTTATTTTGTGCGCACCTCCAATAAGGCTTTGGCAGAGAATTTGCCCGGCGTGGACGTGATTGGAACGCTGGAGGGCGAAACGGTTTTCACCACCGGCGAAATGAAAGAGAAGGATTTTATGCAGACAGCAGGCGGAAAGTGTGCGTATATCCGAATTCTATAA
- a CDS encoding GNAT family N-acetyltransferase encodes MIYRKLSEQEICRQLFAGFQRRQVVTNCWRKQDGQWQIQAAPFIDQWSEEDYSFLVSCLKNTVQTGGVVFGAFLSETLKGFASVESRPLGKARDYLDLSSLHVSAELRGRGTGRELFARAADWARERGAKKLYISAHSAVETQAFYKALGCVEAEEYNPEHVEQEPFDCQMEFVL; translated from the coding sequence GTGATTTACCGCAAGCTTTCGGAACAAGAAATTTGCCGGCAGCTGTTTGCCGGGTTCCAGCGCCGCCAGGTTGTTACCAACTGCTGGCGCAAACAGGACGGGCAGTGGCAAATTCAGGCCGCGCCTTTCATCGACCAATGGAGCGAAGAGGACTATTCCTTTTTGGTCTCCTGCTTAAAAAACACGGTTCAAACAGGGGGCGTTGTGTTCGGCGCATTTTTGAGCGAAACGCTCAAGGGCTTTGCCTCGGTGGAAAGCCGGCCGCTGGGAAAGGCCCGCGACTATCTGGACTTATCCAGCCTTCACGTGTCGGCAGAACTGCGCGGCCGCGGAACGGGCAGGGAGCTGTTTGCCCGCGCCGCAGACTGGGCCCGGGAACGCGGCGCGAAAAAGCTTTATATTTCGGCCCACTCCGCCGTGGAAACCCAGGCGTTTTATAAAGCGCTGGGCTGTGTGGAGGCGGAGGAATATAATCCGGAACACGTGGAACAAGAACCGTTCGACTGCCAAATGGAATTTGTGCTGTAA